One part of the Paraglaciecola sp. L3A3 genome encodes these proteins:
- a CDS encoding sugar kinase, with the protein MKKIVLFGECMLELRQGDAGAMRHSFAGDAFNTAVYLKRLFADMDVSFMTAIGEDSISQQMLDACKAEGLNNQFVFADSQHAPGIYLVQTDEYGERSFVYWRENSAARQVMRSVKQQVINELFKTDMFFFSGISLAVLMPEQRPLFWDMLKQLKQAGVKIVFDPNYRARLWRCEDEAKVEFEQAFVLSDVLLPGIEDFTHLYRLTTVKQIVEFCKPYQIDEMIIKNGSKSLYILQDGNIDEVTIKPVENVVDTTSAGDSFNGVYLGARLAGHEAKFAVELASAAASCVIQHSGAIAPRQVFKDFMQYAFADF; encoded by the coding sequence ATGAAAAAAATAGTCTTATTTGGCGAATGTATGCTTGAGCTTAGGCAAGGTGATGCAGGTGCTATGCGTCACTCATTTGCTGGTGATGCGTTTAATACTGCGGTATACCTCAAGCGATTGTTTGCTGACATGGATGTAAGTTTCATGACGGCTATCGGTGAAGACAGTATTAGCCAACAAATGCTAGATGCTTGTAAGGCCGAAGGTCTAAATAATCAATTTGTATTTGCTGACAGTCAACATGCACCAGGGATTTATCTAGTTCAAACAGATGAGTATGGTGAACGTTCTTTTGTCTACTGGCGTGAAAATTCAGCCGCTAGACAAGTCATGCGGTCAGTAAAACAGCAAGTAATAAATGAGCTCTTTAAAACAGATATGTTCTTTTTCTCTGGCATAAGTTTAGCCGTGCTTATGCCGGAGCAAAGACCTTTATTTTGGGATATGCTGAAACAACTAAAACAAGCTGGGGTAAAGATAGTTTTTGACCCCAATTATCGAGCTAGGTTGTGGCGATGTGAAGATGAAGCTAAGGTCGAATTTGAACAAGCGTTTGTTTTATCTGATGTATTATTACCGGGTATTGAAGACTTTACACATTTATATCGATTAACAACAGTTAAGCAAATTGTCGAGTTTTGTAAACCTTACCAAATAGACGAAATGATCATCAAAAATGGCTCTAAATCTTTATATATTTTACAAGATGGTAATATAGATGAAGTAACTATTAAACCAGTAGAAAATGTGGTCGATACAACTTCCGCAGGTGATTCATTTAATGGTGTTTATTTAGGCGCTAGGTTAGCTGGACATGAAGCTAAGTTTGCAGTCGAGTTAGCGTCGGCAGCCGCTTCTTGCGTTATACAACACTCTGGAGCAATTGCACCTAGGCAAGTTTTTAAAGATTTTATGCAGTATGCTTTTGCAGATTTTTAG